The DNA window GCGCGTTCCCGGCGGAATTCACAGTGAAGACGCATGGTCGGACCGGTTCGACGATGTGCTGCGCTTTCTCTTTCCCACCACTTGACCAATTACGACCAAATTCGTGCAGGTGAACGACCCGGTTGCAGAATCTCGCATCCGACGCACCTATTGGACCCGTTACAAGCATCGACAAACAGTTTTGTTATCCCTAGAACAGCATCCAAACGTTGCGAAAAACGTCATTCTCCGCCATACTTAGTTGTTGGGTCGTAGAGCCGACGTGAGTTTTTCCATCGTCCGTCAGCTTGAGATTACCCACATAACCGAGCTCCTGAAAGGCATTCCCAGTGTTGATGATCCGTCTGGCGCGCGTTGGCGCGCGCAAGCAGCCCCACTACCGCATCGTTGTAATCGAAAAAGACCGCGCCCGCAATGGCCGCTCCGTGGAAGTCGTTGGAACGTACAATCCGCGCACCAACCCCGCCAGTGTCTCGCTCAAGCATGACCGCATCGCATACTGGACTGGCAACGGCGCGCAACTCTCCGAGACCGTAGGAAAGATCCTCAGCAAGAATCCCGCCGTGTCTGAAGCTGCAACAGTGGCCTAGTAATCCGTTCGTCTAACCTTTGGGTTCCTGAGAGCATACCCGAAGGGTGTTGAAAGCAGCGTTTTCCCTTCACTTGTTTGTGAAAATCGTTCATTCTGTTTTCAGGAAAGCGTCAAGCTTGTCTGGGCTTTCCAAAAATGCTGTATTACAACTGACAACTATGATCGAAACATCACCTTCATCTGAGAGCTACACGAAGCCTTCGCATTTAGACGAAGCGCGTGGTCACACTTCAGAAAGAGGCATCACTCTCCCGACAGGTGCCTACATGCTTCAACCGGATCTACCACTCACCCCTGAAGCCTCTCGCAGGATTCAGGAACTTGTCTCGGGATTGGCGAAGGCTCTCGTCGACGATCCCGAAGCTGTAAGCGTAGAGGTCATTCCGGAGGCAGCCTCAACTGTCCTCCGCCTCCGCGTCGCCTCCACCGACATCGGTAAAGTGATCGGCAAGCAAGGCCGTACCGCTCGCTCTATCCGAACCATCCTGAGTGCTGCCAGCATGAAGATGCAGCACAGGTTCTCTCTCGACATCGTCGAAGAGGGTATCGCAAAATCAGCAAACCCGGACTCCAGTGGCACGCAACAGGCCTGATTCACTGAAGGTCATCGTTAAGCCCGGAGATCCACACAGAGACCCGCACTTCTCTACACCGGAACCTGCCTCGTCTCAAAATAGTGATCAGACGACGCAGGATCCTCAGTGGATCGTTCTCGCACATCTCCTGCGCCCGCAAGGCCGAAAAGGCGAAGTTCTCGCGGATCTACTCACCGACTTCCCCGAGCAATTCTCATCCTCTCCGCGCGTCTTCCTCGCCCCCGAACACTTTACCGGCACCGAATCGCAGGCCCGCGTTGCGGAAGTTCGTGACTTCTGGCTCCCTGTCGGCAAGAACAGCGGCCGCATCGTCCTTCATCTGGCTGGCATCGATTCCATCAACCAGGCTGAGGCCCTTGGCGGTCTCGACGTTATTGTCCCAGCCTCCGAGCTCCCCGAACTCGAGGACGACGCCGAGTACATCAGCGACCTGGTGGGCTGCACCCTCTTTGACCATGCCAACCCCGAGGTGACTCTTGCGCTCGGAGCGGTTACCGATGTCCACTTCACGACTACTCCGGACGGCTGTCGCCGACTCGAAGAAGCGGCTCCGCTTCTGGTCGTCGAAACGCCCTCCGGCGACGAGATTCTCGTCCCTTTCGTCAAAGCCTTCCTCATCTCGGTGGACACCGATGCCAAGCGTATCGACATGAACCTTCCCGCCGGCCTTGCGGATAGCCAAAAGAGCTGATCGGCAAAGTTTCTACAACTTGTACCCGCGCTTCACCAGCCCGACGGTCAACTCCTTCGCCACTTCGAACGCTTCATCCTCATCCAGTCGCCCCTCGGCTACCAGCCTACCGAGAAACGAGCAGTCCACCCTCCGCGCCACATCATGCCGTGCCGGGATCGACAGGAACGCCCGTGTGTCGTCGTTGAACCCCACCGTGTTATAAAAACCCGCTGTCTCCGTCGCCTGCTCGCGAAAACGCATCATCCCCTCAGGCGAGTCGTGAAACCACCACGGCGGCCCCAGACGCAACGCCGGATAATGCCCAGCCAGCGGCGCAAGCTCCCGGCTGTAGGATGTCTCATCGAGCGTAAACACAATCAACGTCAACCGTGGATCGTTCCCATACTTCGTCAGCAGCGGCCGCAGGCTTCTCACATACTCGGTCGGCGATGGAATATCCGCTCCCTTGTCCCGCCCGAATCTCTCATAAACCTTCAAGTTGTGGTTGCGGATTGACCCTGGATGTAGCTGCATCACCAGCCCATCCTCAACGCTCATGCCCGCCATCTCGGTCAGCATCTGCGCCTGGAAAAGCTCGACATCGCCCGCGTTCAACCGTCCCTCGTAGACTCGCTCATAAAGCCGCGAAGCCTCTGCGGGCGAAAGGTCTGCGGTCATCGCCGTCAGGTGCCCGTGGTCCGTCGCCGTCGCGCCGTTTGCTATGAAGAACTGCCGCCGGCTCCGCAGGGCCTTCAAATACCCATCCCACCCGGAGACATCCTCGCCGGTAAGCTCCCCCAACGCCTCCAGGTTCGCTCGAAACCCTGCATATTCCGCATCGATCACCGCATCCGGCCGGAACGTAGGCAGCACCCGGCCCTTCCACCCCGACTCGCGGATCGCCCTGTGATGCTCCAGCGAGTCCACCGCCGCGTCTGTAGTCGCCAACACCTCGATCCCGAACCGCTCGTATAGCGCCCTTGGCAGGAACTCCGGAGTTACCAGCTTCGCGGCGATCTCGTCATAAAACGTGTCCGCATTCTGCTCGGATAGCCGCTCAGTGAGCCCAAAGAGCGTCTCAAACGAGTGGTCCAACCAAAGCCGTGTCGGCGTCCCGCGAAACAAATAGTAGTGCCGCGCAAAGATCCGCCATACCTCTCTTGGATCCACCGCGATCGCCTGTCCCGGGTTTGTCCCCTGCTGCGGTACGCCAAGCGATTCCAGGCTCACGCCCTGGGAATACAGCATTCTGAACACATAGTGGTCAGGCTGAATGAACAGCGCCGAAGGGTCGGGAAACGGCCTGTTTTCTGCAAACCACCTTGGATCAGTATGGCCATGTGGGCTGATGATCGGCAGGTCCTTCACCGTCTCATACAGCGCTTGCGCCATGCGTCGCGCGGAGCCGCTCTCTGCCGGAAATAATCTGTCTTTGTCGAGCATAGCCCCTCGCTTGAGTGGTTCGACCACCGTCAAAGAGAGTATCAAACTCGGATCATGAACCGCACTCGACAATTCCACAACCCATTTTGGGAACCCAAATGCGTTTGGTAACGTCGAATCACTAGGTTACCCGTCAACACTTCGGTTATCTTGCCGATAGAGGCAACAACTCAAATAAGGACGAACACGACTCTCCCCATGACTGCTTCCAGGCCAACACCACACTGCAAATACTGCGGCTCCGAGCGAACTTCCCGCACCGAACGAAAAGGCTTCATGCAAAAGGTCGTCATGTTCAAACTGGGCCTCTTCCCCTGGGAGTGCAACGCCTGCTGGAAGGTCTTCATGTCCTCCGAGCGCGGAAAACGAACCCGCCGCAGCCGGACCAGCGCGGAAGGCTCTTCGCTCGAGACACATAACGCCTAGCACCTCTTGCGCAAGAAAAAACAATGCCACTCCCGCAGCCAGGAGTGGCATCGTTCTTTTATCAGGAATCCGTCGCTACTGCGGCTCCTCAATCTTCAAAACCTGATCGGCCTTTACATCCTGTAGCTTCTGCACCCTCCCACTCGGCCAACGCACCTCAACCTGCTTCACCACCGTGTCCGTCCCGAGCCCAAAGTGCGCCCGCTTGTCCTTCGACGACAGATACCCGCCCGCCGTGCTGACGGTCACCAACTGCTTGTACTTCGAGCCCGTCACCTCGATCTCGGCTCCAATACCATCCCGGTTACTCTTGTGCCCCACCAGCGAGATGGTCAACCAATGGTTCGCCGTCACCGTCTCATTATGCAAAATATGCGCCGCTCCCCCGTTCGTGGTCACGACCGCATCAATTCGCCCATCGTTATCCAGATCTCCCACGGCCATTCCACGCCCCACCCACGGTTGCTTGAACACCGGCCCTGAGACCGAACTCACGTCCACAAATCCCTTGCCCGTATTCCGAGCCAGCAGCATTGGCTCCTTGTAGTGAATCTGCGGCGAAGTCAACTCAACGGTATCCACGTCATGCCCCTGCGCGATCAGCAGGTCCTTCAAGCCGTCATTGTCGTAGTCCACAAAGTATGCGCTCCACCCCGAGTGCAGCAGCGTCATCGCAGCAATCCCCGACATGTACGTGTCATAGGTAAAGCTCGAATCCCCATTGTTCTTGTAGATCGCATACTTCTGGTTCGCCAGGTTCGTCATGATCAGGTCCGGCAGCCCGTCGTTGTTGTAGTCCGCGAAGTCAATCCCCATCCCGGCATAGGTGCGACCGTCGCCATCCACCGCAATCTCCGACGTCAGTCCCGTCTCCTCGAACGTCCCATCGCCCTTGTTGCGATAGAGAAACTCCAGCATGGAGTCGTTCGCCACCGCGATATCCACCTTGCCGTCACGGTCGAAGTCCGCAATCGCGATCCCCAATCCCTTGCCCGGCACAGAGATCCCCGTCTTCGCCGATACCTCTGTGAACTTCCCCTTGCCATCGTTGTGATAGACCAGCGGAGCGATCGCCGGAAAGATGTCCGGATGGCAATACGACCGATACCCTTCGCGGTGCTCTCCGCACCACACATCGTCGAAGTCCCACTTCACATAGCGCAGTACCACCAGGTCCAGCAGCCCGTCGTTATCCAGGTCCACCCACGCCGCAGACGTGGACCACCCACTCCCGCCCGTCCCGGAAGACTCCGTCACATCGGTAAACGTCCCATTCCCATTGTTCCGGTAGAGCTTATTGCCACCATAAGCCGTGACATAAAGATCATCGAAGCCATCGTTATCGAAGTCGCCCACGGCGACTCCCATCCCATATCCGACGCCCTGCAATCCGGCCTTCTCGGTCACGTCTTCGAACGTCCCATCCTTCTTCTGGTGGAAGAGACGGTTCCAGTCCTTTGGCCCTGTCTTCGCCGGAATGGTTCCCTTCGCCGTCGGATCGCTCAGCGGAGCCCCGTTTACAAAGAAGACATCCAACAGCCCGTCGTTGTCGTAGTCAAACAGTGCTACCCCAGAGCCCATCGTCTCCATCAAGTACTTCTTCGAGGTATGCGAAGCGACGCCCTCGAAGTTCACTCCGCTTGTCGCCGTCGTATCGACAAAGTTCCCGGGCACGATCGTCGCTGCAGCACTTTTACCCGCCCCTTGCCCAAGTGCCGTTGAAGCCACCAGGAACGCACATAACATGTTGATCAACGAAAAGCTGGTCCCTCTATCTTCTGCATTCATCCGGTAGTTCTCTCCACTGTGGGCGTAAACAGT is part of the Granulicella aggregans genome and encodes:
- the rpsP gene encoding 30S ribosomal protein S16 — encoded protein: MIRLARVGARKQPHYRIVVIEKDRARNGRSVEVVGTYNPRTNPASVSLKHDRIAYWTGNGAQLSETVGKILSKNPAVSEAATVA
- a CDS encoding KH domain-containing protein; this encodes MLQPDLPLTPEASRRIQELVSGLAKALVDDPEAVSVEVIPEAASTVLRLRVASTDIGKVIGKQGRTARSIRTILSAASMKMQHRFSLDIVEEGIAKSANPDSSGTQQA
- the rimM gene encoding ribosome maturation factor RimM (Essential for efficient processing of 16S rRNA): MARNRPDSLKVIVKPGDPHRDPHFSTPEPASSQNSDQTTQDPQWIVLAHLLRPQGRKGEVLADLLTDFPEQFSSSPRVFLAPEHFTGTESQARVAEVRDFWLPVGKNSGRIVLHLAGIDSINQAEALGGLDVIVPASELPELEDDAEYISDLVGCTLFDHANPEVTLALGAVTDVHFTTTPDGCRRLEEAAPLLVVETPSGDEILVPFVKAFLISVDTDAKRIDMNLPAGLADSQKS
- the uxaC gene encoding glucuronate isomerase; translated protein: MLDKDRLFPAESGSARRMAQALYETVKDLPIISPHGHTDPRWFAENRPFPDPSALFIQPDHYVFRMLYSQGVSLESLGVPQQGTNPGQAIAVDPREVWRIFARHYYLFRGTPTRLWLDHSFETLFGLTERLSEQNADTFYDEIAAKLVTPEFLPRALYERFGIEVLATTDAAVDSLEHHRAIRESGWKGRVLPTFRPDAVIDAEYAGFRANLEALGELTGEDVSGWDGYLKALRSRRQFFIANGATATDHGHLTAMTADLSPAEASRLYERVYEGRLNAGDVELFQAQMLTEMAGMSVEDGLVMQLHPGSIRNHNLKVYERFGRDKGADIPSPTEYVRSLRPLLTKYGNDPRLTLIVFTLDETSYSRELAPLAGHYPALRLGPPWWFHDSPEGMMRFREQATETAGFYNTVGFNDDTRAFLSIPARHDVARRVDCSFLGRLVAEGRLDEDEAFEVAKELTVGLVKRGYKL
- a CDS encoding CRTAC1 family protein, which gives rise to MPGNFVDTTATSGVNFEGVASHTSKKYLMETMGSGVALFDYDNDGLLDVFFVNGAPLSDPTAKGTIPAKTGPKDWNRLFHQKKDGTFEDVTEKAGLQGVGYGMGVAVGDFDNDGFDDLYVTAYGGNKLYRNNGNGTFTDVTESSGTGGSGWSTSAAWVDLDNDGLLDLVVLRYVKWDFDDVWCGEHREGYRSYCHPDIFPAIAPLVYHNDGKGKFTEVSAKTGISVPGKGLGIAIADFDRDGKVDIAVANDSMLEFLYRNKGDGTFEETGLTSEIAVDGDGRTYAGMGIDFADYNNDGLPDLIMTNLANQKYAIYKNNGDSSFTYDTYMSGIAAMTLLHSGWSAYFVDYDNDGLKDLLIAQGHDVDTVELTSPQIHYKEPMLLARNTGKGFVDVSSVSGPVFKQPWVGRGMAVGDLDNDGRIDAVVTTNGGAAHILHNETVTANHWLTISLVGHKSNRDGIGAEIEVTGSKYKQLVTVSTAGGYLSSKDKRAHFGLGTDTVVKQVEVRWPSGRVQKLQDVKADQVLKIEEPQ